DNA from Choristoneura fumiferana chromosome 6, NRCan_CFum_1, whole genome shotgun sequence:
TTTTGAGATCCTCTCTCTAGAGCATACTGCTTAGAAACCTATCGTggtagagcttgtctaatttaaaatgacaTGTCACTCACTCAACTATATCAGTATCAGTTCATTACGACTAGTTGgacagcaaatcttacaataaaccAGCCTGAAGAACTTTTATGTACCCCCGTACCTATTTGCTTCCTCCTGGCTGCATCGTACCTATAGGCGCATTATGCACAGTCAGGCGCAGAATTcgatgagcagttgtggtgctcaaaaaatgatctaaacactcttcaCACATCTCTCATCgaatctaacatctggtagcatggtgtacggttgtgttgctctgaagatgagctctggttgagttctcaacgcgtcagtgtagtgtggttgtggtggtgataggttggtttgtgtgatttgtgtgtgttcttacagtgtgtaggtggaggaactacatggacacgcatatcttgcataaacgcagctatcataaggtcgcgggtgagcaaataagttattttagttCTAAACACTCTCACAAACCGCAAGCAACAGCTaacactatcatcatcattatatcggcctatatacgtcccactgcttggtACAGGCCTgctcccagaatgagagggctaggtccgtagttcccacgcgagcccaatgCGGATTAGGACCTAACACTATATACATCGTTCaatctatacatatatattttttttttttttatataaaatgctttgtcctgaatgactgactgacggatcaacgcacagcctaaaccgctGATCGTAGAGACCTGAAAATTGGAGggtgtattttttgtatgacGTAGGCATTCgataagaaaggattttccgaaattctacCCCTAAGAGGGTGAAAAAGGGAGCGAAGTTTGTATGTGACAGCGTGATTCCTTCACGCTGCTTTTCAGAATTGATGGAAGACGTGTTTCGTATTTTATTGAAATGCAGTCCCTAAAGtagttaaaaagaagaaagagagagagTAGTTTGAAAGTTATTTTGGGGTTGATTTGCTTCAAATTTGATATCAATACTCCATAATGCTTTTGAttcaaataacattttattttgacacaattttttgaaaactcaATCCGATTTTGTTCAAAAAAGGTTGAACTCAAATAAAAGTTTTGAAAGTCACCATACTATATTAGTACCGCATTTGAAGGTTTCTAAGCTTTAGAGAGGTCATAAATACACTTTTAGGATACGGGGGTGGataaaattgcaaattcgaTTATTGAAACTTCGAAAATGTATCTTATACAATTTTACATCCATTAGGATCATTCATTAgatcattatatatttttattttagacaatAATCATTGGAACTACGAATTTATTGTATTCataatgtcatttaatataaatacctCTGTTACCACAATTTATGTGTATATCATTATTCAACATATCATATCGATTTAggtaataaaatttggtattatatgtataagtttTAAAGTATACCTTTGTTTATTCCTAATCTattcatacatatataatatatatgggaactatattttccgtcatttaaatttagatttgtcacgaAACTGCGATACtctgattattatatttatccctaagaaataatattggttccttaattcgatgcttctacctattctataaggcaggtctggttaggtacgacgacgagcgaagcgaggaggagtgttaggtagaactgcgaccctcagtgcacgagccgagcgagcgaagcgagcgtgccgcggcagcggccggcgaagtgccagaaccgaacacaTTTCACACAAACACGTATAGGAACAACAAAGAATGCGAATCGTGATGTTTTAGCAGCCTACCGCTTTAATACGCGGTCGGACTAAAGTAGGCATACCCTCCAATGTAAATCATAATCTCTGTGTACGTTCCGATATACGTTCAGTTTAAATAATATAGCTTTTAATCACATGAGTACAAatgattatataaaataaatttataaataaagaaattctcCCAAATAAGATTATGCGTATAGATTAAATCTCGTTAGTgaaattatgagtaaaaaaaaatagaaatatgtaTCTTTATGAACAATGTAGATAgtggtaaaaataattatttttaaaatatataagaatTTTTTTCGGagaaatgatgattatgattacaaagcggtattattataaataattgaataaaaattgtatatgagCCTATATGGACCCAGGATACGGCCTCATAGGGACGTAGAGTTCGAAAtctaaagtaataaaactagagactggagatttggcaaactgatatAAACGTGATAATAATACAATCATTTGGCAGTGATATCCTACTCATCctggctaggatcgtctccgtagaaaggaactcctcaaaagcTAATGACTCacacaaaaaaactatacacAATTGCTtaatttaaatgacaatgcgCTTTTATAATAGACACCACCTagtgctgcagccagggtcgtctgttcatgatggaactcctcaaggattgatagcacagatacgaaattttacatgtacgttcagttttgatgtGGGTACATATGACTTTATGAGAGACTTAAATATATAGctaaaaagatgaaaataaactaaaataaaaaagttttcgaAAACAAGCATCATCCCTGACTGACATAGATTGCTTTTCTCCGAAAAAATGCAAATTCCgcgaataaaaataagtgaatacaAATCCGGGGctgttttaaaaattctttcaaagATACAATGCCTCTCACATTTACATACTTTTCAATTTCTTGGGATTAAAGTAGATAAACAGTGTAGCTTTATGTCagtgaaagtttttttgtaaatcgaGTTACAtcaatcccgcgggaactttgcgatTTCCCTAGATGAGTGAAATAtaatactggcacttgaggtatcccatcttaggcttctaggttggcaacgcatctgcaatacctctggtgttgcagatgtttatgggcggtggtgatctcctacCATCAGGAGTTTTTTAAATTCCACATTCCATTCCAAAGTTaaccttggggaggcctatgtccagcagtggacgtctttcggctgacatgatgatgatttcatagttggtacatcatcatcatcatcatgtcagccgaaagagtTGCTGACATAGGCCTCAATCTCCACTCAGACTTGTGCTTTGCATCCAGCGATTGATCttcaagtcgtcgctccatcttgttggaggtaccgacagctcgtctggtcgcggacgccattcgagaatgccccatccgtcctgcgagcaatgatGTTATTTCGCAATTCTTCATAGTTGGTACGAATATGATTAATTATGTTGGCGAATATGGtgaattacaaaatttgcaccatctgtctgaaTCTAAAAAAACGTAATGTATTTcaatataatcctccgaaaaatcaatcaaaacacgaaaaaaaatatcgcagaaagtaaatgtatgttactccaaatttaacgtgaccgaagccgcgggaaaaagctagtatatatatgtatatatgacATTATTGCAATTTTTTGTTCCTAATTATAATTCTATTGCTTCAGTTTCATCGTAGCTGATTCATCTTCAGTAAATAACAAGGATGAAGTTACACAAAATCTTAAGTCTTGGAGGGAGATTCCAGGACCACTATCTCTACCAATAGTTGGACcgttacataatttttttcccggtGGTAAGTTTAGTTGTTtgcatttaatatttatttatcccgTAGCTGTAACGATTAaggtagtttttaattattttttttaggtgcTTTGGCTGGGTACGAAGGATTTCCACTGACTAAACGAATTTTCGAATTATACGGTCCAATAGCGAAAATAGACGGAATTTTCGGGAAGCAGGATATGATTTGGTTATTTGATGCTGACGCTGTGGGAGACGTGAGTATGTCAGCAATGACCCCATAAAAATGATACCtgattagtttttttatgattatacGTATAAGTACTTAGTATTTATGGATAGTAAACTGCACTTTGCCGTCATTGTTATACTCCAGACGAAGAACATACAATTTTGAATACGAGCGCTATTCTTCTACAACGACAATCGGCGACTTTATTCAAGTCATTAATTGTTACTTCCTTACTATTATTCTAAATGCGaatgtgagtttgtttgttccaCTTTCACGCATTACCTGTACCGATTGTCaagaaattttgcatgcatcaTGATAACTTAGAAGTtattatatcatttattttattcttctatTTATTCCCAGAAAAATGTGTTATTCCTGAGGGCGCGCGATAAATGAaatcttcgcagacgaagtcacgaGCAACAGCTTGTTTAGAATAGTTTATGAGAGTCttatcaattaatattataaatttatatttgtgaTTATAGATCTACCGAAGCGAGAACATATTGCCAAATCGTCCAGGATTTGAATCGTTTGCTTACTATCGCAAAAAATACAGCAAAAACTACGATCTTTGTCAACCAACGGGACTTGTAACTGAGTAATTATGTGTttaatattatactcgtattatgatGATTTTGGAGCATAAGTTGTCTACGAGTTTAAGTACCtttaattcaaattgaaattaaagtcaGTCATTAGGACACACATAACGTAGAGAGAAATAACAAGTACCTACGCAATATAACTACTACCTACGCTTTAATTCGGTTTGATATGAATTCTAATTTTGGATGTCATGTTGTAGACAAGGAGAAAAGTGGAAGGAATTAAGAACTAAAGTGAACCAAATCATGCTGCAACCTAAAATCATCAAGTTATACAGCGAAGCGCTTGCAGATGTAGCCAATGACATGATCAAACGGTACGAGTATCGTCATGTATCATGACATAATTACGTAGTAAAATACTGACATACAGGACGTATATCTTCATGATCGCAAATCTTTTGCAGACTTAATGGAATAgctcatttttaattaaaatcaaatagcAACAGATCAAAATGAAGTTCCAGTAACATTACATGCTGCAATTATCTTTTCCGATAATTCGTTTGGTAAAGTATCAGATTACGCTACAAATGTATGTGTTAAAGTGGCAGAAAATTTTAACTAATATTaacctatttaaaaaattgctTCCCATAGGCGACAGCACTACTGCCACAATATCTAAAAAGTATGcgataatttatgtaaaaaaaaatagtcaccttcatgacgactttcttgaaAAATTAGTGCAATGGTTTTCACTTGCCTTCCACGCCGCAGTGCTTAGGGTCTATTGAGTAAAGTTTCTGACACTAGCGATCACACCATCAGTTtgcgcatacaaaaactgtcatttgattataatcgcgagtgtcagaaacgttacgcaatagaccatctataccactaccatgagtttacagtgaccgtactcgatagcgatggcgtaaattatttgtatggagaattgtacagcgcctctacaaataatttacgccgtggtagtggtactggagtCCGTAGTTCGTAGTTGACAGTAAAGACCACTACTGCCTCCACCAGTAGATCCTTTTGTTGCTTTTTTTCGCAGAAACCATCATAGCATCGTGTGAATTTTCATTCCTTCTGAAATGTATGGTTATGAAGATAGGTCCCGTACAGCTATTATAGAATAAttgaagataaatattttggtagccgtggtggccgagtggtttgacctatggcctctcaagcagaggatcgtgggttcacaccccggctcgcaactcttgagtttttcggaattcatgtgcgaaattacaattgaaatttaccacgagctttacggtgaatgaaaacatcgtgaggaaacctgtataccctgcgaagcaatttaatggtgagtgtgaagttcccaatccgcactgggcccacgtgggaactacggtccaagccctctcattccgagaggcctgtgcccagcagtgggacgtatataggctaggatgattatgatgatgatgatgaaatattttggcaaatacatacttacttttTGTAAACTCATGCGCTATTTTTACCACCAGAATTAAGTCGACCCGTGATGAAAACAAGAAGATAAAGCATTTAGATGTAGAAATGAATTTATGGGCACTAGAGTCGATTGGTGTGGTGGCCTTAGGCACTCGGTTGAACTGCCTCAATCCAAATCTCTGCGAGAATTCGGAAGCGAGAAAACTTATCAACAACATTCACGATTTCTTTAAAACTGTTGGAAAAGTAGATTTTGGCCCGAGCCCGTGGCGATACTTTTCAACGCCAAATTTTAGAAGAGCTatgaaaatttatgaaaatatagaaagGTATCCAGACTAAAATATAGTAGTGACAGTTTTTTATGTTAGAACAGATATTATGAAttcattttcttatttttttgtagtttaacGAGATCCTTTATATATAAAGCTATGAAGAATATGAAAAACTCGAATGATGGTACTTTTACATCAAGTTCTGAAAAGCCAGTTTTAGAAAAGCTTCTGCAAATTGATACCCGGACAGCGGTCATTATGGCATCGGATTTGCTGCTAGCAGGAGTCGATACGGTTGGTGTCTTGTGATGAACCTACCTAGCCCATTTCTTGCCCATTAGACTCTTTTGGTGATTTTTGAActgatttttgacatttattcctttttcactttaaatttttaagtatttagaaATTCACCGTAGAGGTTCTT
Protein-coding regions in this window:
- the LOC141428532 gene encoding cytochrome P450 CYP12A2-like isoform X3, which encodes MFRIQTLRLRAGLGLAGMKQKFIRFIVADSSSVNNKDEVTQNLKSWREIPGPLSLPIVGPLHNFFPGGALAGYEGFPLTKRIFELYGPIAKIDGIFGKQDMIWLFDADAVGDIYRSENILPNRPGFESFAYYRKKYSKNYDLCQPTGLVTEQGEKWKELRTKVNQIMLQPKIIKLYSEALADVANDMIKRLTRSFIYKAMKNMKNSNDGTFTSSSEKPVLEKLLQIDTRTAVIMASDLLLAGVDTVSMTVMATLYLLAKNPEKQMKLRQEVLNKQDQRAYLRACLKESMRMMPVVTGNARVTTKEYNIMGYKIPKDVTIILCNQFMSKIEEEYPNPDEFIPERWLAEKDDPLYHGNAHPFSSVPFGFGTRMCIGRRIAELETETFITKVVENFQINWNGAPPNIAFTTINYITGPFNFVFNDF
- the LOC141428532 gene encoding cytochrome P450 CYP12A2-like isoform X1, whose translation is MFRIQTLRLRAGLGLAGMKQKFIRFIVADSSSVNNKDEVTQNLKSWREIPGPLSLPIVGPLHNFFPGGALAGYEGFPLTKRIFELYGPIAKIDGIFGKQDMIWLFDADAVGDIYRSENILPNRPGFESFAYYRKKYSKNYDLCQPTGLVTEQGEKWKELRTKVNQIMLQPKIIKLYSEALADVANDMIKRIKSTRDENKKIKHLDVEMNLWALESIGVVALGTRLNCLNPNLCENSEARKLINNIHDFFKTVGKVDFGPSPWRYFSTPNFRRAMKIYENIESLTRSFIYKAMKNMKNSNDGTFTSSSEKPVLEKLLQIDTRTAVIMASDLLLAGVDTVSMTVMATLYLLAKNPEKQMKLRQEVLNKQDQRAYLRACLKESMRMMPVVTGNARVTTKEYNIMGYKIPKDVTIILCNQFMSKIEEEYPNPDEFIPERWLAEKDDPLYHGNAHPFSSVPFGFGTRMCIGRRIAELETETFITKVVENFQINWNGAPPNIAFTTINYITGPFNFVFNDF
- the LOC141428532 gene encoding cytochrome P450 CYP12A2-like isoform X2; the encoded protein is MFRIQTLRLRAGLGLAGMKQKFIRFIVADSSSVNNKDEVTQNLKSWREIPGPLSLPIVGPLHNFFPGALAGYEGFPLTKRIFELYGPIAKIDGIFGKQDMIWLFDADAVGDIYRSENILPNRPGFESFAYYRKKYSKNYDLCQPTGLVTEQGEKWKELRTKVNQIMLQPKIIKLYSEALADVANDMIKRIKSTRDENKKIKHLDVEMNLWALESIGVVALGTRLNCLNPNLCENSEARKLINNIHDFFKTVGKVDFGPSPWRYFSTPNFRRAMKIYENIESLTRSFIYKAMKNMKNSNDGTFTSSSEKPVLEKLLQIDTRTAVIMASDLLLAGVDTVSMTVMATLYLLAKNPEKQMKLRQEVLNKQDQRAYLRACLKESMRMMPVVTGNARVTTKEYNIMGYKIPKDVTIILCNQFMSKIEEEYPNPDEFIPERWLAEKDDPLYHGNAHPFSSVPFGFGTRMCIGRRIAELETETFITKVVENFQINWNGAPPNIAFTTINYITGPFNFVFNDF